The following coding sequences are from one Epinephelus fuscoguttatus linkage group LG7, E.fuscoguttatus.final_Chr_v1 window:
- the fkbpl gene encoding FK506-binding protein-like, whose translation MDTDYHFETLHGNGDHDSGDVTSWVSVCPRGLWKVQQKQTHEGSQQTNSGDDASCSSSYCPRLGSLCQVRVRLKANMDEADSLVSEKGNEQLSAQLEQSATEVAEATAFPRCLDSVLQVPLGDWITLRLGDGQCDITERCVEGMTTGEKCEILISPAGPDVSVSHPTEENLPLCATVELKAFTPGKESWEVCPRDKWQWVKSHKERGGVRFRGGDVWGAADSYSRALKLLITLHYHVREATPEAEEQTDTDTGHLPSTNEFRTIKAELHSNLSLCQLKLSQPERAKASATKATELEPGGAKAWYRLGQACQMLNELEEARQAFRKLLEIQPESPAALKALKDVASREKERNAQLGLRLSKMFS comes from the exons ATGGATACTGATTACCATTTTGAAACACTGCATGGCAACGGCGATCATGACAGCGGTGATGTCACCTCCTGGGTTTCAGTGTGTCCCAGAGGCCTCTGGAAAGTCCAGCAAAAGCAAACACACGAAGGGAGTCAGCAGACTAACTCTGGAGATGATGCAT CATGTTCATCCAGTTACTGTCCAAGGTTGGGTTCACTGTGTCAAGTCCGAGTGCGGCTCAAAGCCAACATGGATGAAGCAGACAGTTTAGTATCTGAAAAGGGAAATGAGCAGCTGTCAGCCCAACTGGAACAGTCAGCCACTGAGGTTGCAGAAGCTACAGCCTTCCCGAGGTGTCTGGACTCTGTGCTGCAGGTCCCACTGGGTGACTGGATAACACTGAGGCTAGGTGACGGGCAGTGCGATATCACAGAAAGGTGCGTGGAGGGGATGACAACGGGAGAGAAATGTGAG ATACTGATTTCTCCAGCGGGACCAGATGTGTCTGTTTCCCATCCCACTGAGGAAAACCTGCCTTTATGTGCCACAGTTGAACTCAAAGCTTTCACACCAGGCAAGGAATCCTGGGAGGTGTGTCCTCGTGATAAGTGGCAGTGGGTGAAGTCACACAAGGAGAGGGGTGGAGTGAGATTCAGAGGCGGGGATGTGTGGGGAGCAGCAGACAGCTACAGCCGCGCCCTCAAGCTTCTCATCACTCTCCATTACCACGTTAGAGAGGCAACACCAGAAGCGGaggagcagacagacacagacactggTCACCTTCCTTCAACTAATGAATTCAGAACCATCAAAGCAGAGCTCCACTCAAATCTGTCCCTGTGCCAGCTCAAACTGAGCCAGCCAGAGCGAGCTAAGGCCAGTGCGACTAAAGCTACTGAGCTGGAACCAGGCGGGGCTAAAGCCTGGTACCGACTGGGCCAAGCATGTCAGATGTTGAATGAGCTGGAGGAGGCCAGGCAGGCGTTTAGGAAACTGTTGGAGATACAGCCAGAATCACCTGCTGCTTTGAAGGCCCTTAAAGACGTAGCAAgtagagagaaggagagaaatgCACAGTTGGGACTTAGACTCAGCAAAATGTTCAGCTGA
- the LOC125892405 gene encoding 3-beta-hydroxysteroid-Delta(8),Delta(7)-isomerase — protein MMDATSHTGVLHPYWPRDLHIPTYVANDRSMSEILVFLFSVSGVFLLVTWLITGRRGASGRLGTWRRLAVCWFAVCGFIHGVIEGWFSLYYHVIPGDQSFLSQLWKEYSKGDSRYVIADNFTVCMETVTAWLWGPFSFWAVFAFLTNKPYRFVLQLIISLGQLYGAVLYFYTEHRDSYAHSELGHPIYFWFYFVFMNVLWIVIPLALIMDAWRQLSAAQTHADNTRTHKSKRN, from the exons ATGATGGACGccacatcacacactggagttCTTCATCCCTACTGGCCACGGGACCTTCACATCCCCACATATGTGGCCAATGACCGATCTATGTCAGAGATTCTGGTGTTCCTGTTCTCTGTGTCTGGGGTGTTTCTGCTCGTCACCTGGCTGATCACCGGCCGCAGAGGGGCCAGCGGCAGGCTGGGGACGTGGAGACGTCTGGCTGTGTGCTGGTTTGCTGTTTGTGGGTTCATCCATGGTGTCATTGAGGGATGGTTCTCACTGTATTATCATGTTATTCCAGGAGACCAGAGCTTCCTGTCACAGTTGT GGAAAGAGTACTCCAAAGGAGACAGTCGATATGTAAT AGCGGATAACTTCACTGTGTGTATGGAGACTGTGACTGCATGGTTATGGGGACCTTTCAGCTTTTGGGCTGTGTTTGCCTTCTTGACTAACAAGCCCTACAGATTTGTTCTGCAGCTCATCATTTCATTAG GTCAGCTGTACGGAGCAGTGCTTTACTTctacacagagcacagagacagTTACGCTCACAGTGAGCTGGGACACCCAATCTACTTCTGGTTCTACTTTGTGTTCATGAACGTGCTGTGGATCGTCATACCGCTGGCACTCATCATGGATGCATGGAGGCAGCTGTCAGCAGCCCAGACGCACGCTGACAACACCAGGACACACAAGTCTAAGAGGAACTGA